One window of the Triticum dicoccoides isolate Atlit2015 ecotype Zavitan chromosome 3B, WEW_v2.0, whole genome shotgun sequence genome contains the following:
- the LOC119278325 gene encoding uncharacterized protein LOC119278325 yields the protein MAAAQQPHPLPPVPAEGAAPLAAPAGAPRPYELAVAAAELRPVDCNLAALCDHVQTEGFGSGAFSDVVVEAMGATYRLHRLIISRSTYFRNMLHGPWREAGAPTVVLHIDDSNIDSEAIAIALAYLYGQPPKLNDNNAFRVLAAASFLDLQGLCTICTDFIISELWTSNFLQYQLFAESQDYGSHGERVRNACWGYLCQSATLELREVLPKLSSQTLHALLTSDELWVPNEEKRFELALFALLAKVTVSDVEVGGNENLDLMASSSTVDCSMGKGKNLMNETVEKQLMESELQKLKLHDNMQSKAANNIIDVPNVVIPQDNTPHSIPQNAEASKRMENDISTGGPSAESTSYQFNENMWLSSEQTKNYFSRTSSSNGLVPCEWGRPTAPLWGGRVVGRRQVRCSRGSSLSADEYNTFMNIFERGSLLYCNMSFDALLSVRKQLEEFEFPCKAVNDGLWLQMLLCHRVQAIVADTCRNCCLTSNSCACKQAYVGTHSHYRQEHDRTSASGTAGSIYLADAQGEGNGMFSPVRVNVRGAVDGLAGIGRGNSNVPGAAWAPTRYVFSRVPYGLGSRNGQQSFANDESEPRVDHNGDIPGDGLTALVNLSQESNASHHQAESIFEAGMQTRYSGAATVSTPGGSSLQMQESKEHELGSSWESADNTAISLDMRTPLSHFPPFRFGVEFEDVHRLADGQVKHSAEVFYAGSLWKVSVQAFNDEDPHGRRTLGLFLHRRKAELLDPLRKAHMYIDPREKVTARYQLICPSKREVMIFGSLKQAGTLLPKAPKGWGWRTAILFDELADLLQGGALRIAAVVQLV from the exons ATGGCGGCGGCGCAGCAGCCGCACCCGCTGCCGCCCGTGCcggcggagggggcggcgcccctggCCGCGCCGGCGGGGGCGCCGCGGCCGTACGAGCTGGCGgtcgcggcggcggagctccgcccCGTGGACTGCAACCTCGCGGCGCTCTGCGACCACGTGCAGACCGAGGGATTCGGCTCCGGCGCCTTCTCCGATGTCGTCGTCGAGGCCATGGGCGCCACCTACCGCCTCCACCGCCTCATCATCTCCCGCAGCACCTACTTCAG GAATATGTTGCATGGTCCATGGAGAGAAGCTGGAGCACCTACAGTGGTCTTGCATATAGATGATTCTAATATTGATTCAGAGGCAATTGCAATTGCGTTGGCATATCTTTATGGGCAACCCCCCAAGCTTAATGATAACAATGCGTTTCGTGTACTAGCAGCTGCATCATTTCTGGATCTTCAG GGATTGTGTACAATCTGTACAGATTTTATTATTTCTGAGCTTTGGACATCAAACTTTTTACAATATCAG TTGTTTGCGGAAAGCCAAGACTATGGTAGTCATGGAGAGCGTGTCAGAAATGCTTGCTGGGGTTATCTTTGTCAAAGTGCTACACTGGAACTACGAGAG GTGCTTCCAAAACTTTCTTCACAAactttgcatgctctccttacgtCTGACGAACTGTGGGTACCTAATGAGGAGAAACG GTTTGAACTAGCATTATTTGCACTACTGGCAAAGGTCACTGTTTCTGATGTAGAAGTTGGTGGAAACGAAAATTTGGACCTTATGGCAAGCTCATCAACTGTTGATTGTTCCATGGGAAAGGGAAAGAATCTGATGAATGAAACTGTTGAGAAGCAGCTAATGGAATCTGAACTACAGAAGTTGAAGTTGCATGATAACATGCAGAGTAAAGCTGCCAATAACATTATTGATGTTCCAAATGTTGTAATTCCGCAGGATAACACACCACACTCCATTCCACAA AATGCTGAAGCTTCCAAGAGGATGGAGAATGATATTTCTACAGGAGGACCATCTGCAGAAAGCACCTCTTATCAATTTAACGAAAATATGTGGCTTTCTAGTGAGCAGACAAAGAATTActtctcaagaacttcttcaagtaATGGATTAGTTCCATGTGAGTGGGGAAGACCCACTGCACCTCTTTGGGGTGGTAGGGTTGTTGGTCGACGGCAGGTTAGATGCAGCAGGGGAAGTTCTTTGTCTGCTGATGAATATAAtactttcatgaatatatttgaaagGGGTTCTCTTCTCTATTGCAATATGTCATTTGATGCACTGTTAAGTGTTcgaaagcaacttgaagaatttgAATTTCCTTGCAAAGCTGTAAACGATGGTCTTTGGCTCCAG ATGCTCCTGTGCCACAGAGTGCAAGCAATAGTTGCTGATACTTGCAGAAACTGTTGCCTTACAAGTAATTCTTGTGCTTGTAAACAAGCATATGTTGGTACACACAGCCACTACAGGCAGGAGCATGATAGGACAAGTGCTTCAGGAACTGCAGGTAGCATCTACCTTGCAGATGCCCAAGGCGAGGGGAATGGTATGTTTAGTCCTGTGCGTGTTAACGTAAGAGGAGCAGTTGATGGACTTGCTGGCATTGGGAGAGGAAACTCAAATGTGCCTGGCGCTGCTTGGGCTCCTACGCGTTATGTCTTCTCTCGTGTTCCCTATGGGCTTGGTTCAAGGAATGGTCAACAATCATTTGCGAATGATGAATCAGAACCTAGAGTTGACCACAATGGAGATATTCCAGGAGATGGTCTGACTGCATTGGTCAATCTTAGCCAAGAAAGCAATGCTTCTCATCATCAGGCAGAAAGTATATTTGAGGCAGGCATGCAAACTAGATATTCTGGTGCTGCTACTGTTTCTACACCAGGTGGTTCTTCTCTCCAGATGCAAGAGTCAAAAGAGCACGAACTTGGGTCCAGTTGGGAAAGTGCAGATAATACAGCTATATCCTTggacatgagaacaccgcttagtcaTTTCCCTCCTTTCCGCTTTGG GGTTGAATTTGAAGATGTGCATAGGCTTGCAGATGGTCAAGTGAAACACTCAGCTGAAGTATTTTACGCTGGCTCGCTATGGAAG GTAAGTGTCCAGGCATTCAATGATGAGGATCCTCATGGGCGGCGCACCCTTG GGCTTTTTCTCCACAGACGCAAAGCTGAATTGTTAGACCCCTTGAGGAAG GCTCACATGTATATAGACCCCCGGGAAAAGGTCACTGCTCGGTATCAG CTCATCTGTCCATCGAAGAGAGAGGTGATGATATTCGGAAGCCTGAAGCAGGCCGGCACTCTCCTGCCCAAGGCTCCAAAAGGGTGGGGTTGGCGCACGGCCATACTGTTCGATGAACTTGCTGATCTTCTCCAGGGTGGAGCCCTGAGAATCGCCGCAGTAGTCCAGCTTGTGTAA